The Nakamurella antarctica genomic interval GATGAGGATGAGCACCATCCACCAAGGCGTCAGCAGCACAGCGATAACGATGACGGGCACCGCGGCGCTGTACGGAGCGAGGGCCCGCAGCGCTCGCATCGGGGTCCAACCGACTCGATCGCGCAACGTGTCCAGCCGAAGCAGCAAGAGAACGAGGACCAGCAGAGCAGCGGTCGCTGCGGCCACCCAGCGCCACCATTGCATGCGCCAACCCTAGTCTTGTAAGGGCCGTTTTAGCTCTCTGCGGCCAACTTTTGCCCCTCGATGAGCACTCCCGGCGGGCGACAACTTAGAGTGGGGGTCATGTCTGCACCCACACCGCGTCGCACCTGGGAATACGCCACCGTGCCGCTGATCAGCCACGTCACCAAACAAATTTTGGACACCTGGGGAGAGGGCGGCTGGGAACTCGTCAGCGTCATCCCCGGTCCGAACCCCGAGCAGCTTGTCGCCTACCTGAAACGGGAGCGAGTATGAGCGCCCCGATGACGGCATCTGCCAAACTGGCCGAGATGGGCATTGTGCTGCCGAAGGTTGCGACCGCCGCCGGTTCCTACCTGCCGACGATGCGCACTGGCAATCTTATCTTCACCTCCGGCCAGCTGCCGTTCCAGGACGGGAAGTTGGCAGGGCTCGGAAAGGTTGGTGCCGAGGTCACGGCTGAGGAGGCCAATGGTTACGCGAAGATCTGCGCGCTTAATGTGCTCGCAGCCCTTGACGCAGCCGTCGGTATCGACAACGTTGTCCGCGTGGTCAAGGTGGTCGGTTTCGTTGCATCGGCCGACGGATTCACCGGCCAACCCGGAGTGATTAACGGCGTTTCCGATTTCTTCGTTGAGGTTTTCGGTGACAACGGCCGCCATGCACGGTCGGCAGTGGGAGTTGCCGAGCTGCCCTTGGGCGCGCCGGTTGAGGTAGAAGCCATCGTCGAAGTGCGCGCGGTCGAAACCCACTAATTCATTCACGCATCTCTCGCGTTATTTCACGGCAGGGCTTGGGCGATCGCCCAAGCCCTGCCGTTCTTTACGGATTCGTGATGTCGGGTTCGCTGCTGTTTTGAGGCACGCGGAACGGGGATAGCGTGGGGCTATGAATACTTCGGACAGGTTGGGCCCCCCGCCGGGTCGCCACCATCAGGGGATGTGGTTCCGGTCCGACCCGCAGCGACCGTCGTCCTACTGCGCGATTCATCAGGTGGCCCAGAGGTTTTCCTCCTGCAGCGAGTGGCGGAGATGGAGTTCGCTGGTGGAATGGCGGTGTTCCCCGGGGGCGCTGTTGACCCCAGTGATCGTGATGCGACGTTGCCCTGGGCGGGTCCGTCCGCCGCGTGGTGGGCGCGCGCGATGAATGTCGATGCTGAGCAGGCGCGCGCTATCCTCGCCGCTGGCGTGCGGGAACTGTTCGAAGAAGCGGGAGTCGCGCTTGCCAGCAAGCCCGGCGAGCAGCTGCCAACTTTTGAGAAGCCCATGGCAGCAGGGCTTCTCGCGGTGCGGAAGGATCTAGCGCAGCACCGGACGGGGCTGGGCGTCGTGCTGGACGCTGCGGGCTATCAGCTACGGTCCGACCTGATGCGCCCCTGGGGACGCTGGGTCACGCCTGCGTACTTTCCCAAACGATACGACACCATGTTTTTTATCGCCAGAATGCCAGCTGGACAGGACGCGGACGGGTTGACATCTGAAGCGCTGGAGGGCTTTTGGCGAACGCCAGGGCGGGCGTTGGCGGCAGCCGAGGCCGGGGACCTGGCTTTGATGCGCCCTACTGAAACGGTGCTGCGCGAACTCTCTGCCTTTGCCTGTGTCGACGACATCTTCGCGGACACCGTTGGTTGGTGTCATGAGGGTGCGGCGCCCTCGAACGAGAGTGTTTTGTACGGCAGCCCCAACAGCGTGGGTGAGGATGACCCTGATGTAGGCGGACGCGGTCTTCGGTTGCGCGCCCCCGTCTGGATCGCCATCGGCGACTGCCACACACCGCCGTCAGCAATTTTTCGCACCAGCGAATTCACCGAGTGCCGGTTGGCTCCCAACCCAGGGCCTATGACGCTGGATGGCACAAACACCTACGTGATTCGGCACCCCGGCGCGCGCAGCGTGGTGGTGGTGGACCCGGGTCCGCTCGACGCGGACCACCTTGCCGAACTGGCTGGCGGATACCCGGTGGAACTGGTGCTCATCACGCATCACCACCTCGACCACACGGAGGCGGCACCAGTGTTTCACGCGATGACGGGCGCGCCCGTTCGCGCACTCGATCCGGAGCAGTGTCACGTCGGTGAAGCACTTGTCGACGGCGAAATGATCACTGCAGCCGGTGTCACCATCTCGGTACTCGCTACCCCGGGACACACGGGTGACTCGGTGTGTTTTGTACTGCCCGATGACGGGCCGACGGGCGCGGTCGTGACCGGGGACACAATTCTCGGGCGCGGAACCAGCGTTATCGACTACCCGCACGGCCGGTTGGGTTGGTACTTGGAATCGTTGGCCCGTCTCGCAGCACTGGGCCCAGCACTAGTGCTGCCTGCCCATGGCCCGACCCTGCCGGACCTTGCACAGGTGGCGCAGCAGTACGGCCAGCACAGAGCGCAGCGGCTTGATCAAGTGCGCGCTGCTGTCGCGCGATTGCAGGGGCAGGGGCAGAGCGTGACGTCATCGGCGGTGACGGATCTCGTTTACACCGACATCAACGAAGCGGTGCGAGGGGCAGCCACCTTGTCCGTCATGGCGCAGTTGGAATACCTGCTCGGCTCTGATTTTGCTGCAGGGAAGCTCTGATGAGCTCTGAGCTGCCCCCTGTGGTTGCCTATTTGCGCTGCCCGCATTGCGGTTTTTCGCTAGGACCAGCACCGGCAGCGAAGCCAGAGCAGAACTGGTCGGGAGTGATCTGCGAACAGGGACACCACTTCGACGTGGCTAAGCAGGGCTACCTTTCGTTGCTGGGGAAGAAGTCCCGCACCGATACAGGCGACTCTGTGGAAATGGTTACCGCCAGGGCGAACTTTCTCAAAACCGGTCTCTATCAACCGATCTCAGATGCTGTCACCGCTGTGGCGCACGAATACCGCGGCTCGCACCGCCTGTCGATCGAGATTGGCGCGGGCACCGGCTACTACCTGGGCCGCGTCCTCGATAGCAGGCAGCAAGATCACGGCATCGCCGTAGACTCGTCGGTACGAGCTGCCCGTCGCGCGGCGAAGGCTCACCCAAGAATGTTCTCGGTGGTGGCAGACGCTTGGGATGCCCTGCCGATCCGAAGTCACTCGGCCGGCGTGCTTCTGAGTGTGTTCGCGCCGCGGTCGGTAGGCGAAATTTGCAGGCTGCTGGCGCCCGGTGGAGTATTCATTGCAGTGACGCCCGAACCTTCGCACCTGACTGAGCTGGTGAGTCAATTCGGGATGTTGACCGTGGATGCGGGCAAAGCCGAGAAGTTAGGCAGGGATTTCGCCGCGGAACTCGAAGTGGTTTCCGCGGTTTCGACAACTTTTGAGATGGCGCTGGACCCTGTAATGGTGCGTGACCTGGTGATGATGGGACCATCCGCGCGGCACGTCGATCCTGAATCGTTTGAACGCCAGTGGCGCGCGCTGCCCCAGGCTATCTCGGTTACGGGGGCGGTCACCGTGACGGTTCTCAAGAACCGGACAGTGTCGGGATCTGCACGCACCTGAGGTGCTTCGTCATGCTCGCTGACGCGTGTGGGAGTTCAGCCTGCGGCGCTGACACCGAGTGCGCCAGCGCCGAAGACCAGACCGTCCGCCTTGGCGAACTCGGACTTCTTACCCCTCAGCGTGCGCGACGCGAAAGGCGCTCGGAATCCAAGATGATGACGCTCTTGCCTTCGAGGCGTAGCCAACCGCGATGGCCAAAATCGGCCAGCGCTTTGTTGACCGTCTCGCGAGAGGCCCCGACCAGCTGCGCCAGCTCCTCCTGGGTGAGATCGTGGGTAACACGCATGGCTGTTCCCTCCGACTGGCCAAACTGCCTGGCCAGCTGAAGAAGGGCTTTGGCGACGCGACCCGGTACATCAGTGAAGATCAAATCAGCGAGCGCGTTGTTGGTGCGACGCAACCGACGCGCGAGCACGCGCAGCAACTGCTCGGCGATCTCCGGGCGTTTGTTGATCCACTCGAGAAGTGCAGCGCGATCCATGGTGGCCAGCCGCAAGTCGGTAACCGCAGTGGCGGTCGATGTGCGCGGGCCCGGATCGAAGACAGAAAGCTCGCCGAACATATCCGACGGGCCCATGACGGCGAGCAAATTCTCCCGGCCATCGGGGGAGTGGCGGCCCAGTTTCACTTTGCCAGCCAGAATTACATACAGCCGATCGCCGAGCTCTCCTTCGCTGAAGATCGCGCTACCGCGGGGGTAGTCAACCGTCTCCAACTGCGAACCAAGAGCCAAGGCTGCATCCGGGTCTACGCCCTGAAAAATGCCCGCCTTTGCGAGGGTCTCTTCCACCTGTCCTCCAGACAAGGTATGACCAGTATCACGCTACTAATCGTTTGCTTCCGAGCGCCACTCTAGTGGAGGTTTTGGGCATTGGCACAGTTGCCTTGCCGCGCCATGCTGAACAACCTCAACAACGCAGGTAGAAGTTTCAGGATTTGCTAAATCTGCCTAGGATCGCGCGCCGTCCACGACGTGGCTTGCGACGCAGCCGGAAAACGGCCAATGCACGGCCCCAGCCTTCGCGGATAAAGGTGTTTACCTCGTCAGGCTGCGCCTGGTCGAGGAATTCCTCGATATCGCCTTCGCTCATCGAGACATTGCGCAGTCTGCTTTCCAGCCGCTCCATGAGCACGGCAAAGACCAACAGCATCAGGGGGAAGAGGAGTACGAGGAACACAGTCATGATGTAGGCATCATCCCCCATGGGCCGCTTAGATGCCATCGACTGCACAGTGTTTCTGCACATTGCTCGCACCGATATGGCAATCTTGTGCTGTGAAAGCGACGCGCGCGAAGGTGCCCAGCACGCCGCTGGCACGAACCAGACGGGCGAGGCGCCTCAACGCAGAATTGTCCCTCGGCTACCCGGATGCTGTCTGCGAATTGGATTTCACGACGCCACTAGAACTCTCCGTGGCGACCATTTTGTCTGCTCAATGCACGGACGCCCGAGTGAACGTGGTGACGCCAGCACTTTTTGCCCGGTATCCCACCGCCAGCGACTACGCGGGGGCCAGCGTGGAAGAGCTTGAGGAGTACGTGCGCACCACCGGTTTTTTCCGGAACAAGGCTGCGTCCTTGAAAGGTTTGGGCCGGGCGCTCGTTGAAGAGTTTGACGGCGAGGTGCCTCGCACCCTCGCGGAGTTGGTGACGCTCCCCGGCTTCGGCCGCAAGACCGCAAATGTCGTGCTCGGCAATGCGTTTGGCATTCCAGGAATCACAGTAGATACGCACCTGGGTCGTCTCGTTCGGCGCTGGGGGCTCACAGATGAGGAAGATCCGGTCAAGGTGGAACGCGACCTCAACGCGATGCTGCCGCCCGCGGTGTGGACTGACTTTTCGACCCGGGTGATCTACCACGGCCGACGAGTGTGTGATGCCCGCAAACCCGCCTGCGGGGCGTGCTATTTGGCGCCGCTATGCCCGTCATATGGGTTGGGACCCACCGATCCGGTGGTGGCCGCGGAACTGGTCAAAGGGTCCGAACGTGATCACCTGCTCGCCTTGGCTGGAATAGCGTGAGCGATCCGGCAGTGGCCACGCTTCTCGCCGACCCTGCGACGGTGCCGGCGTGGATGCAGCCGTTAATTCACCGCTACCGGTCGGGACCGGTGCCATTGTTGGCCGACCGCGGATTCCGGCCGGGCACGCAAACGCAGCGACGATCCGCGGTGCTGATGTTGTTGGGGGAGGGGCCAAGCGGGCCGGATCTGCTGTTGACCCAGCGTGCGGCAGGCATGCGAACACACTCCGGCCAACCGGCCTTCCCGGGCGGCGCGGTTGACGTGGGCGAAGACGCGGTCATGGCGGCGCTGCGGGAAGGGCAGGAAGAGACCGGCCTCGACCCCGCCGGAGTGACTCCAGCCATGGTGTTGCCCGAACTTTTTCTTGCCGCATCAGGTTTTGTTGTCGAACCGGTGTTGGCGTATTGGCATCGCCCCGGCCCTATTCGTTCGGTCAACGCCGCTGAGACGGTTTCGGTGGCGCGGGTGCCGATCGCCGAATTGGCAGACCCGGCCAACCGGGTACAAGTCCGGATCCGTCACTACACGGGTCCGGGGTTTGTAGTCGCGGGTATGACGGTATGGGGGTTTACTGGCGCCCTCGTCGACTCGGTACTCGATATGGGTGGTTGGGCTGTGCCGTGGTCCACTGACCGCGTGATAGATATTGAGCAGAACCCCGCGCTAGGCATTACTAGGTCCACCCGATGACGTTTATCGACGCCATTGTCGTGGTTTTGGTTGTCGCGGGAGCGTGGGCTGGGTTCCGCCAAGGTTTCATCACCGCGGTGGTGTCACTGTTGGGGGCGGTATTTGGCGCACTGCTGGCCCTGACCATCGCCCCGAAACTTCTTGCTAGTGAGTCGGAGTGGGGCCGCACAGCCATCGGCCTGATCATTCTGCTCACCGGAATTTTGCTGGGTGAACTGCTCGGCGATTGGGCCGGGCGGGTGCTCTCGCAGCAGATCACATGGAAGCCGGCGAAAGCCGCGGACCGTGCACTGGGTGCGGTCGGGCAAGGGTTGGCGGTGCTGGCATTGGCCTGGCTGGTAGCCCTGCCGCTGGCATCAGTGCCTGCACCGACCCTGACGTCTGCCGTCCGGAATTCGGTGGTCCTCACCCAGATCAACAGCCTCCTACCCAATGGTGCGTCAGCCGTTTCTGCGCAACTGCGAAACCTGCTCGACTCCACTGGATTCCCACAAATTCTCGACCCGTTGGCGCCGACTCCGATCACACCGGTCGACACCCCCGACGCCGAATTGGCAGGCGGCCCGGTCGCCGCTGCTGCCCAGATTTCAGTCCTCAAAATCCGCAGCAATGCCCCGACATGCGGAAAGTTGTTGTCGGGCAGTGGTTTTGTGATCGGGCCCGAGCGGGTGCTTACCAACGCGCATGTGGTGGGGGGCGCCACCCGCACTGTCGTCGAAACCCCCGAAGGGATCCTTGAGGCGACGGTAGTTTCCTACGATGCCGACCGCGATCTGGCCGTTCTTTACGTTCCG includes:
- a CDS encoding RidA family protein, which codes for MSAPMTASAKLAEMGIVLPKVATAAGSYLPTMRTGNLIFTSGQLPFQDGKLAGLGKVGAEVTAEEANGYAKICALNVLAALDAAVGIDNVVRVVKVVGFVASADGFTGQPGVINGVSDFFVEVFGDNGRHARSAVGVAELPLGAPVEVEAIVEVRAVETH
- a CDS encoding MBL fold metallo-hydrolase, giving the protein MVPVRPAATVVLLRDSSGGPEVFLLQRVAEMEFAGGMAVFPGGAVDPSDRDATLPWAGPSAAWWARAMNVDAEQARAILAAGVRELFEEAGVALASKPGEQLPTFEKPMAAGLLAVRKDLAQHRTGLGVVLDAAGYQLRSDLMRPWGRWVTPAYFPKRYDTMFFIARMPAGQDADGLTSEALEGFWRTPGRALAAAEAGDLALMRPTETVLRELSAFACVDDIFADTVGWCHEGAAPSNESVLYGSPNSVGEDDPDVGGRGLRLRAPVWIAIGDCHTPPSAIFRTSEFTECRLAPNPGPMTLDGTNTYVIRHPGARSVVVVDPGPLDADHLAELAGGYPVELVLITHHHLDHTEAAPVFHAMTGAPVRALDPEQCHVGEALVDGEMITAAGVTISVLATPGHTGDSVCFVLPDDGPTGAVVTGDTILGRGTSVIDYPHGRLGWYLESLARLAALGPALVLPAHGPTLPDLAQVAQQYGQHRAQRLDQVRAAVARLQGQGQSVTSSAVTDLVYTDINEAVRGAATLSVMAQLEYLLGSDFAAGKL
- a CDS encoding putative RNA methyltransferase, yielding MSSELPPVVAYLRCPHCGFSLGPAPAAKPEQNWSGVICEQGHHFDVAKQGYLSLLGKKSRTDTGDSVEMVTARANFLKTGLYQPISDAVTAVAHEYRGSHRLSIEIGAGTGYYLGRVLDSRQQDHGIAVDSSVRAARRAAKAHPRMFSVVADAWDALPIRSHSAGVLLSVFAPRSVGEICRLLAPGGVFIAVTPEPSHLTELVSQFGMLTVDAGKAEKLGRDFAAELEVVSAVSTTFEMALDPVMVRDLVMMGPSARHVDPESFERQWRALPQAISVTGAVTVTVLKNRTVSGSART
- a CDS encoding Crp/Fnr family transcriptional regulator, translated to MEETLAKAGIFQGVDPDAALALGSQLETVDYPRGSAIFSEGELGDRLYVILAGKVKLGRHSPDGRENLLAVMGPSDMFGELSVFDPGPRTSTATAVTDLRLATMDRAALLEWINKRPEIAEQLLRVLARRLRRTNNALADLIFTDVPGRVAKALLQLARQFGQSEGTAMRVTHDLTQEELAQLVGASRETVNKALADFGHRGWLRLEGKSVIILDSERLSRRAR
- the nth gene encoding endonuclease III, coding for MKATRAKVPSTPLARTRRARRLNAELSLGYPDAVCELDFTTPLELSVATILSAQCTDARVNVVTPALFARYPTASDYAGASVEELEEYVRTTGFFRNKAASLKGLGRALVEEFDGEVPRTLAELVTLPGFGRKTANVVLGNAFGIPGITVDTHLGRLVRRWGLTDEEDPVKVERDLNAMLPPAVWTDFSTRVIYHGRRVCDARKPACGACYLAPLCPSYGLGPTDPVVAAELVKGSERDHLLALAGIA
- a CDS encoding NUDIX hydrolase, yielding MSDPAVATLLADPATVPAWMQPLIHRYRSGPVPLLADRGFRPGTQTQRRSAVLMLLGEGPSGPDLLLTQRAAGMRTHSGQPAFPGGAVDVGEDAVMAALREGQEETGLDPAGVTPAMVLPELFLAASGFVVEPVLAYWHRPGPIRSVNAAETVSVARVPIAELADPANRVQVRIRHYTGPGFVVAGMTVWGFTGALVDSVLDMGGWAVPWSTDRVIDIEQNPALGITRSTR
- a CDS encoding MarP family serine protease, whose product is MTFIDAIVVVLVVAGAWAGFRQGFITAVVSLLGAVFGALLALTIAPKLLASESEWGRTAIGLIILLTGILLGELLGDWAGRVLSQQITWKPAKAADRALGAVGQGLAVLALAWLVALPLASVPAPTLTSAVRNSVVLTQINSLLPNGASAVSAQLRNLLDSTGFPQILDPLAPTPITPVDTPDAELAGGPVAAAAQISVLKIRSNAPTCGKLLSGSGFVIGPERVLTNAHVVGGATRTVVETPEGILEATVVSYDADRDLAVLYVPGLTAPALKFSTEGVNSADDAIVIGYPGGGPYTASPARVRSEFDLRGPNIYGTSTVERNVYILRAQVRPGNSGGPLLDPAGDVIGVVFGSAIDDSETGFALTVDEVSSTVAAGLTDTSAAPTGACALH